The following proteins come from a genomic window of Corallococcus sp. NCRR:
- a CDS encoding MG2 domain-containing protein produces the protein MKTSVRFAALAALLLSGVALAKPLYITVPRSYGSSEPVAVDVAFEDKGPVELRVLQPANLDAFIRAQGDLRRAYETPPTLLNPGRGLSRGLNAVRSPGIVLMEALSPDFRQEVGTSLPPPPGESSSSEPLAKVSEGPEKLVGTPPGFTVVRSQWLNLDLGGANRDFNVPGFDTGDSGSGFQERRVLLAPLPAGTYVLQLVQGRVEGQVVLVVSDVTVQLKQTDGQVLVRVAGRDQQPRAGAQVQVYLPTGKGPTGTTDDKGEVTLAVTEPRIIATVTAGKDTAIVDTDFYSALAVAPDVFIYSDRPIYKPGNEVKFRGLVRQPDTFLARLFTPKKRDVRVKLVSQEGREIVTRAAVDEFGAFNGTLKVPDDLGTGVLRIEADLDEHPHQGEARVQDYVKPTFYLEVQPASETVVPGQTVSMTVRARRYAGGVPKGAKYEVFLYRSLLDAPAWVDDSGRGGQGSAVTYGTASSSEGKLSVPERLYSSVAERQATDDPWSSASEFNAEGEAQVEVAVPPLGAGEDRLPYRYSLTVRARDDQETFATGTAAFFLSKVEVLGVARFSDAVVQKGSDAQLSVRATTLSGKPYGVTTGEVDFTLVRADGSEKDLGKQPFTTQQDGTSRLKVPTTDVGRVVASVTVKDKKGEAWTGEESLLVIGGADEPVAQVPNLTLASLSGTLEPGDSAKLVALMPDAWGQGGKDAGPVWVTLTGANLYGTSVVQLKGRTLVHSFPVEKRFGSAVYASVAYPTATGRWEERTVAFRVVPKERTLTVALQPRRAEAMPLTEQAIDVRVTDSDGNGVSAQLSVGVVDKAVYAIQSEFRPGVLDFFYPPARDNVTNFYSAEFQGYGYGEQLARKMAGLPDHAFASIKPPTRSAKDLEKDTAHWDPAVVTDRDGRATVRFKLPSNQTLWVVTAVAADTSGRFGEGTAEFATRGGLNVYAALPQFLREGDEALASVRLAAGTKSKGSQVLDVRLQPGGALQAEALQRKVELGEGGEQVVPVTLRAGKTGPAELAVDVVGGKDPLRDLKRFDVAPAAVEDAVQVSAWGGGALSLEAPEASALTRVELVLQPSTVDAALTNVRELLTYPYGCLEQLVSTTVPNVAVYQVLQKAGALDKLDPDSQALLAEARSRSVQGTARILGLAVKGGGFTWFGGYSEPSLPLTLIALDGLAYASEAGLVDRDDARIQESAKWLEAQEGLSPEYDATRAYVLARLQGPRQAARVRALVEAAKPGDLYPLALAVLAAEKAGVMKEPGLQGRIQGLVKESGEGFAKLAGLRGEAETSEAFYRFPLRRVGLTAITAHAASFGSLDVTRARKRILEMLSEPGLSTFDRSTALLHSLWLVERDAKAFKGMAPPEVKGASAPVKFSARGMGLVATLPAGTRTVDVGGFDGVATLRAAAMTPLKSVQPRVNGMSVERAYYVLREGGKVKLESGASVNQGEEVYVELTLDARGENRARSAYYVVEDAVPAGFVPLQEDKVFRGPPHSLPLAPEALKRRQLDPSQATFFFEEPAWWSDSPRTVGYVMRAQFAGTFAAPPATIEDMYSARIRGRTAADVLKVVPSKTSVSDL, from the coding sequence ATGAAGACCTCCGTTCGTTTCGCGGCCCTGGCCGCGCTCCTGCTGTCCGGCGTGGCGCTGGCCAAGCCGCTCTACATCACCGTCCCCCGCTCCTACGGCAGCAGCGAGCCGGTGGCCGTGGATGTCGCCTTCGAGGACAAGGGCCCCGTCGAACTGCGCGTGCTCCAGCCCGCGAACCTGGACGCGTTCATCCGCGCGCAGGGGGACCTGCGGCGCGCGTACGAGACGCCGCCCACGTTGCTCAACCCGGGCCGCGGCCTGAGCCGTGGCCTCAACGCGGTGCGCTCGCCGGGCATCGTGCTGATGGAGGCGCTGTCGCCCGACTTCCGTCAGGAGGTGGGCACGTCGCTGCCTCCGCCGCCGGGGGAGTCCTCGTCCAGCGAGCCGCTGGCGAAGGTGTCGGAGGGGCCGGAGAAGCTGGTGGGCACGCCGCCGGGCTTCACCGTGGTGCGCAGCCAGTGGCTCAACCTGGACCTGGGCGGCGCGAACCGGGACTTCAACGTGCCGGGCTTCGACACGGGCGACAGCGGCAGCGGCTTCCAGGAGCGCCGCGTGCTGCTCGCGCCGCTGCCCGCGGGTACCTACGTGCTCCAACTGGTGCAGGGCCGGGTGGAGGGGCAGGTGGTGCTCGTCGTCAGCGACGTCACCGTGCAGCTCAAGCAGACGGACGGCCAGGTGCTGGTGCGCGTGGCGGGGCGCGACCAGCAGCCGCGCGCGGGGGCACAGGTGCAGGTGTACCTGCCCACGGGCAAGGGCCCCACGGGCACCACGGACGACAAGGGCGAGGTGACGCTGGCGGTGACGGAGCCGCGCATCATCGCGACGGTGACGGCTGGCAAGGACACGGCCATCGTGGACACGGACTTCTACTCCGCGCTGGCGGTGGCGCCGGACGTGTTCATCTACAGCGACCGGCCCATCTACAAGCCGGGCAACGAGGTGAAGTTCCGCGGGCTCGTGCGCCAGCCGGACACGTTCCTCGCGCGGCTCTTCACGCCGAAGAAGCGCGACGTGCGCGTGAAGCTGGTGTCGCAGGAGGGCCGTGAAATCGTCACCCGCGCGGCGGTGGACGAGTTCGGCGCGTTCAACGGCACGCTGAAGGTGCCGGACGACCTGGGCACGGGCGTGCTGCGCATCGAGGCGGACCTGGACGAGCACCCCCACCAGGGCGAGGCGCGCGTGCAGGACTACGTGAAGCCCACGTTCTACCTGGAGGTGCAGCCCGCGTCGGAGACGGTGGTGCCCGGCCAGACGGTGAGCATGACGGTGCGCGCGCGCCGCTACGCGGGCGGCGTGCCCAAGGGCGCGAAGTACGAGGTGTTCCTCTACCGCAGCCTGCTGGACGCGCCCGCGTGGGTGGACGACTCCGGCCGCGGCGGCCAGGGCAGCGCGGTGACGTACGGCACCGCCTCCAGCAGCGAGGGCAAGCTGAGCGTGCCGGAGCGGCTGTACTCGTCCGTCGCGGAGCGCCAGGCCACGGACGACCCGTGGTCCTCCGCCAGCGAGTTCAACGCGGAGGGCGAGGCCCAGGTGGAGGTCGCGGTTCCCCCGCTCGGCGCGGGCGAGGACCGGCTGCCGTACCGCTACAGCCTCACCGTGCGCGCGCGGGATGATCAGGAGACGTTCGCCACCGGCACCGCCGCCTTCTTCCTGTCGAAGGTGGAGGTGCTGGGCGTGGCGCGGTTCTCGGACGCGGTGGTGCAGAAGGGCTCGGACGCGCAGCTGTCCGTGCGCGCCACCACGCTGTCCGGCAAGCCCTACGGCGTCACCACGGGCGAGGTGGACTTCACGCTGGTCCGCGCGGACGGCAGCGAGAAGGACCTGGGCAAGCAGCCCTTCACCACGCAGCAGGACGGCACGTCCCGCCTGAAGGTGCCCACCACGGACGTGGGCCGGGTGGTCGCGAGCGTGACGGTGAAGGACAAGAAGGGCGAGGCGTGGACGGGCGAGGAGTCGCTGCTCGTCATCGGCGGCGCGGACGAGCCCGTGGCGCAGGTGCCCAACCTCACGCTCGCGTCGCTGTCCGGCACGCTGGAGCCGGGGGACAGCGCGAAGCTGGTGGCGCTGATGCCGGACGCCTGGGGCCAGGGCGGCAAGGACGCGGGGCCCGTGTGGGTGACGCTGACGGGCGCGAACCTGTACGGCACCTCGGTGGTGCAGCTCAAGGGCCGCACGCTGGTGCATTCGTTCCCGGTGGAGAAGCGCTTCGGCAGCGCGGTGTACGCGTCCGTGGCGTACCCCACGGCGACGGGCCGCTGGGAGGAGCGCACGGTGGCGTTCCGCGTGGTGCCCAAGGAGCGCACGCTCACGGTGGCGCTGCAGCCGCGCCGCGCGGAGGCGATGCCGCTCACGGAGCAGGCCATCGACGTGCGCGTCACCGACAGCGACGGCAACGGCGTGTCCGCGCAGCTGTCCGTGGGCGTGGTGGACAAGGCCGTCTACGCCATCCAGTCCGAGTTCCGCCCCGGCGTGCTGGACTTCTTCTATCCGCCGGCGCGCGACAACGTGACGAACTTCTACTCGGCGGAGTTCCAGGGCTACGGCTACGGCGAGCAGTTGGCGCGCAAGATGGCGGGCCTTCCCGACCACGCGTTCGCGTCCATCAAGCCGCCCACCCGCAGCGCGAAGGACCTGGAGAAGGACACCGCGCACTGGGACCCTGCCGTGGTGACGGACCGGGATGGGCGCGCGACGGTGCGCTTCAAGCTGCCCTCCAACCAGACGCTGTGGGTGGTGACGGCGGTGGCGGCGGACACGTCCGGCCGCTTCGGTGAGGGCACGGCGGAGTTCGCCACGCGCGGTGGACTGAACGTCTACGCGGCGCTGCCGCAGTTCCTGCGCGAGGGCGACGAGGCGCTCGCGTCCGTGCGGCTGGCCGCGGGCACGAAGTCCAAGGGCAGCCAGGTGCTGGACGTGCGGTTGCAGCCGGGCGGCGCGCTCCAGGCGGAGGCGCTCCAGCGCAAGGTGGAGCTGGGCGAGGGCGGCGAGCAGGTGGTGCCGGTGACGCTGCGCGCGGGCAAGACGGGCCCGGCGGAGCTCGCGGTGGACGTGGTGGGCGGCAAGGACCCCTTGCGCGACCTGAAGCGCTTCGACGTGGCGCCGGCCGCGGTGGAGGACGCGGTGCAGGTGAGCGCGTGGGGCGGCGGCGCGCTGTCGCTGGAGGCCCCTGAGGCGTCCGCGTTGACGCGCGTGGAGCTGGTGCTCCAGCCGTCCACGGTGGACGCGGCGCTCACCAACGTGCGCGAGCTGCTCACGTATCCGTACGGGTGCCTGGAGCAGCTCGTCTCCACGACGGTGCCCAACGTGGCGGTGTACCAGGTGCTCCAGAAGGCGGGGGCGCTGGACAAGCTGGATCCGGACTCGCAGGCGCTCTTGGCGGAGGCGCGCAGCCGCTCCGTGCAGGGCACGGCCCGCATCCTGGGGCTCGCGGTAAAGGGCGGCGGCTTCACCTGGTTCGGCGGCTACAGCGAGCCCAGCCTGCCGCTCACGCTCATCGCGCTGGACGGCCTGGCGTACGCGTCCGAGGCGGGGCTGGTGGACCGCGACGACGCGCGCATCCAGGAGAGCGCGAAGTGGCTGGAGGCGCAGGAGGGCCTGTCGCCGGAGTACGACGCGACGCGCGCCTACGTGCTCGCGCGCCTTCAGGGGCCGCGTCAGGCGGCGCGGGTGCGCGCGCTGGTGGAGGCCGCGAAGCCGGGGGACTTGTATCCGCTGGCGCTCGCGGTGCTGGCCGCGGAGAAGGCGGGCGTGATGAAGGAGCCGGGCCTCCAGGGGCGCATCCAGGGGCTGGTGAAGGAGAGCGGCGAGGGCTTCGCGAAGCTCGCGGGGCTGCGGGGCGAGGCGGAGACGTCCGAGGCGTTCTACCGCTTCCCGCTGCGGCGCGTGGGCCTCACCGCCATCACCGCGCACGCGGCGTCGTTCGGGTCGCTGGACGTCACCCGCGCGCGCAAGCGCATCCTGGAGATGCTGAGCGAGCCGGGCCTGTCCACCTTCGACCGGAGCACGGCGCTGCTGCACTCGCTCTGGCTGGTGGAGCGCGACGCGAAGGCGTTCAAGGGCATGGCGCCGCCGGAGGTGAAGGGCGCTTCGGCGCCGGTGAAGTTCTCGGCGCGCGGCATGGGCCTGGTGGCCACGCTGCCGGCGGGGACGCGCACGGTGGACGTGGGCGGCTTCGACGGCGTGGCCACGCTGCGCGCCGCCGCGATGACGCCGCTCAAGAGCGTGCAGCCGCGCGTGAACGGGATGTCCGTGGAGCGCGCGTACTACGTGCTGCGCGAGGGCGGGAAGGTGAAGCTGGAGTCGGGCGCTTCCGTGAACCAGGGCGAGGAGGTCTACGTGGAGCTGACGCTGGACGCGCGCGGAGAGAACCGGGCGCGCTCGGCGTACTACGTGGTGGAGGACGCGGTGCCGGCGGGCTTCGTTCCGCTCCAGGAGGACAAGGTCTTCCGCGGTCCGCCGCACTCGCTGCCGCTGGCTCCGGAGGCGCTCAAGCGCCGGCAGTTGGACCCGTCCCAAGCGACGTTCTTCTTCGAGGAGCCGGCGTGGTGGAGCGACAGCCCGCGCACGGTGGGCTACGTGATGCGCGCGCAGTTCGCGGGCACGTTCGCGGCGCCGCCCGCGACCATCGAGGACATGTACTCGGCGCGCATCCGGGGCCGCACGGCCGCGGACGTGTTGAAGGTGGTGCCCTCGAAGACGTCCGTGAGTGACCTGTAG
- a CDS encoding DUF4142 domain-containing protein produces the protein MSKMNWKARAVTAAVVTGLMGFSAHAEDQSKQEKQEMKQGKAVGEAAAKRVQYVGKLAVFNNRQIKLARLAEQQATDPQVKEFATKLREDHENSQSQLRTWAEQKKMQISALSDSNVTSEDQTGVGGSGVQEGYQEKMKGTGEKLGKAIDKSNEEYNKLQAKQGPEFDKAFLTRIAEDQKKGKDILEEGRKEYKNDAGFLALLSDTERTVRGNETQAKELEKEMKKK, from the coding sequence ATGAGCAAGATGAACTGGAAGGCGCGTGCGGTGACGGCGGCGGTCGTGACGGGGCTGATGGGCTTCTCCGCCCACGCCGAGGATCAGTCCAAGCAGGAAAAGCAGGAGATGAAGCAGGGCAAGGCCGTGGGTGAGGCCGCCGCCAAGCGCGTGCAGTACGTGGGCAAGCTGGCCGTCTTCAACAACCGGCAGATCAAGCTGGCGCGGCTCGCGGAGCAGCAGGCGACGGATCCGCAGGTGAAGGAGTTCGCCACCAAGCTGCGCGAGGACCACGAGAACAGCCAGAGCCAGCTGCGCACCTGGGCCGAGCAGAAGAAGATGCAGATCAGTGCCCTCAGCGACAGCAACGTCACCTCCGAGGACCAGACGGGCGTGGGCGGCTCCGGCGTCCAGGAGGGCTACCAGGAGAAGATGAAGGGCACCGGCGAGAAGCTGGGCAAGGCCATCGACAAGTCGAACGAGGAGTACAACAAGCTCCAGGCGAAGCAGGGGCCTGAGTTCGACAAGGCCTTCCTGACGCGCATCGCGGAGGACCAGAAGAAGGGCAAGGACATCCTCGAAGAGGGCCGCAAGGAGTACAAGAACGACGCCGGCTTCCTGGCGCTCCTGAGCGACACCGAGCGCACCGTCCGCGGCAACGAGACGCAGGCGAAGGAGCTCGAGAAGGAGATGAAGAAGAAGTAG
- a CDS encoding ATP-binding cassette domain-containing protein has translation MFLLEGVSKRFGAAQALHPLDLNLPKGATTVLIGPSGCGKSTLLRLLNGLLRPDTGRVRFDGQPLPEDADALLAVRQRVGYALQGGGLFPHLTGARNVTLMARHLRWPEARIRERLAQLMDLTRFPADALERFPGELSGGQRQRVALMRALMLDPDVLLLDEPLGALDPLVRHDLQTDLRGIFERLGKTVVLVTHDLAEAAFLGDGIVLMREGQVVQQGTLDDLESRPADPFVTRFIQAQRPLPLRRPG, from the coding sequence GTGTTCCTCCTGGAAGGCGTGTCCAAGCGCTTCGGTGCCGCGCAGGCCCTGCACCCGCTGGACTTGAATCTACCCAAGGGCGCCACCACGGTGCTCATCGGCCCCAGCGGCTGCGGGAAGTCCACGCTGCTGCGGCTGCTCAACGGCCTGCTCCGGCCCGACACCGGCCGCGTGCGCTTCGACGGACAGCCCCTGCCGGAGGACGCGGACGCGCTGCTCGCCGTGCGCCAGCGCGTGGGCTACGCGCTCCAGGGCGGAGGCCTGTTCCCGCACCTCACCGGCGCCCGGAACGTCACGCTGATGGCGCGGCACCTGCGCTGGCCGGAGGCGCGGATCCGCGAGCGGCTGGCACAGTTGATGGACCTGACGCGCTTCCCGGCGGATGCACTGGAGCGCTTCCCGGGAGAACTCTCCGGAGGCCAGCGGCAGCGCGTGGCGCTGATGCGCGCGCTGATGCTGGACCCGGACGTGCTGCTGCTGGATGAACCCCTGGGCGCGTTGGATCCGCTGGTGCGCCATGACCTCCAGACGGACCTGCGCGGCATCTTCGAGCGGCTGGGCAAGACGGTGGTGCTCGTCACGCACGACCTGGCGGAGGCCGCCTTCCTGGGCGACGGCATCGTGCTGATGCGCGAGGGCCAGGTGGTGCAGCAGGGCACGCTGGACGACCTGGAGTCGCGGCCCGCGGATCCGTTCGTCACGCGGTTCATCCAGGCGCAGCGCCCGTTGCCCCTGCGGAGGCCAGGATGA